The segment TAGCGTTTTTGCCCCCCATTTCGGCAATAACCCGTTTTAGGTGTTTTTGTCCGGGTTGAAGAATAGCTGCGTCTGCATAGATGCGACAACCCACTTCCCGCGATCCCGTAAAGGCGATCAAATGTACGTCAGGATGGTTGACCATATAAGCACCGACTTGAGAACCCTTTCCGGGGACGTATTGAATAACGCCTTTGGGAATACCCGCTTCTACCAGAATTTCGACCATTTTGGCGGCAATGACGCTAGATGTTTCGGCAGGTTTGAGTAGGGTACAATTTCCTGCTACTAACGCAGCGACAGTCATTCCTGTAGCGATCGCCATGGGGAAATTCCAGGGGGAGATCACCAAAGCAATACCTCTGGGTTGATATTGGTAGCGGTTGGTTTCTCCAGCGATATCATAGCTATATCCTGCGTCTAACCGTTCCATTTCGGCGGCATAATAACGACAAAAGTCGATCGCCTCGGAGACTTCTGCATCCGCTTGTTGCAAGATTTTCCCGACTTCTAGACATACCCAAGCGGAAAGTTCATGACGGCGTTCTTCCATCAAATCAGCCGCTTTCCGCAGGATTTTCGCTCTTTCGGTAGCAGGGGTCTTTTTCCAAGCGGGAAAAGCTGCTTTTGCTGCATTTAGGGCTTGTTCCGCCTGTTCAATGGACATTAAGCCGATGTGTCCGACAATTTCCGACGGGTTGCAGGGGTTAACGGAGTCGATAATAACATCGGTTTGGACGTATTCGCCGTTAATCAGGGGTAAATAGGTTTTACCCAGAGAATCTTTGACTTTAGCGAGGGCTTTCTGGGCTCTTTCCCGTAAGACTTCCCTGGAATAATCGGTGTCAGGGGCATTGACAAAAGTGACTTTTTGTGCTTCTTTCATCTCAGTTTCTCCTTTTATGACAGGAGGCGCAATGAGTTCTTCTACAGGTCTTTCTTCCAAGTTTTGCCGTAAAAATGAACTATTTGCCGTATTTTCCAATAAACGGCGGATGAGATAGGCCATTCCGGGTAAGAGGTTGCCGTAGGGGGCGTACACCCGTACGCGATAGCCTTGTTTGACTAAGGCTTTTGCCAGTTGATCCCCCATCCCATATAGTACCTGCATCTCGAAGGCACGACGCGGGACATTGAGGGTTTGGGCGATCGCGATCGCTTTAGCTTGGGAACGGACGTTATGGGAACCGATAGCAGCATACAAATATTGATGATTTTCTAGCAATATCTGAGTCATCTGTTCAAAATTGATGTCTGTTGCTGCTTTATCGTTAAATACAGGTTGTGGCCAATGATTTTGACTCGCTTTAATGGTTTCTTGATCCCAATAGGCTCCTTTTACCAGTCTAATTGTAATAGGATAACCTCGTTGTTTTGCCCAAGCAATTAAATCATGTAAGTCCTGTTGGGAGTCTCTTAAATAAGCTTGTAATGTGACCCCAATATCAGTTCTCGTCAGAAATTCCTCTTCTAACAGTAATTCTTTTAGAATCGATAAAGTGAGGTCTTTATAGACATATTGCTCCATATCAAAATGGACAGCAACCCCTAATTCTTGGGCACGACGCAATAATACTCGAATAAAGGCACAAACTTTGTCTTTACTTCCTTCAGGATCGATGGGATCAAATTGGGAATAAAACGCCGTTAATTTGACAGAAACTTGAACTTTTGGTAAGGCTTCTCCATCGGCTTCATCGATTTCTGGAACCTTCGACCATTTCTGACTTTGTTGGGATAATTCTTCCATCAAGTCGAGGTACTTTTGAAAGTAAGCTTTGGCTTCAGATTCGGTAATAACTGCTTCTCCGAGTAGGTCAATACTAAAAGCCATTTTTTCTTTTCGCAGCTTCTCAACTGCTTTGATGACCTGCTGTACCGTCTCTCCTGCGATATATTTAAAGGCTAATGTTTCAACCGATTTACTGACAGTTGCTGCTGCTAATTGTGCCGGGGCAGATTGATAGTCAGTAAAGTTCAGAATGCCTTTTAATGCTGATGGCAATTCAACAGATTCTACTCCTAAATATTGCTGTAAATGATGAGCAATTTCGGCATTGCTGCGTAATGCGGGTAAGGTATCAATAAAATGGAATAATTGTACCCTTAACCCTGGGTTAGCCATTGCCCATCCCATGAGTTTATCATCCAGGCGCATTTGATCGCCGATTTTATCCCATAAAGAGCGTTTTTCGCGGGTTTGGGTGATTAATTCCCTCGCTATTGATTGGGTTTTGTTTTCGTAGGAATTTGCATCAATTTGTGTGACCAAGGTTTTATATCCTCCAAAATGGGGTGTGAGTAGTTAGAAGTCAGGAGTCGTAGGAGGGTTGAGTGAGTCAGTGACGTTCTTGAACCATTAATCTTGCAAAACCCTTCCTTACAAGAGTTAGGAGGATTAAACGGAAGTTATCCTAAGCAATAAGGATTAAAGTAATCTCCAATAGCCTTTTATGTTCTTTTTTTGAGTGTGTCCTATTGTTTCATGTTGGGCTTGAAAAATCTCCGATCCTTCATCATACATCCATTTTATCTTGTTGGGGTAGTCAAGAGAAGTTCCCTTTTGAGCAGGGATAGCGATCGCTTTCTCTTCGTCCCCATTCCTAAACCTTCTATTAGTTTTTAAAAACTAAATTTGATTTTTAAAAACTTACTCAATGTCTTACTGTTGTAGCGATCGCCTTTTATCAGACAAGGGAAAACACCTTATATTCTGTCACATCATTTACTACAAAAGTAATCAAACTAAAAGTTGAGGTGACTTTTCTTTGGAGGGTTGATCCCAAAAGAGAAGATAATCTAAGCGATCGCCTTTAAATAAGACAAGAGAAAACACCTTATATTCTGTCACATCATTTACTACAAAAGTAATCAAACTAAAAGTTGAGTCTGTTAAGCATTGAGATTCTTTGTATAATAAAGCTAGAAGTAAGGAGACCAAATTTATGACAGAACGAGAGCAGTTACTTGAAATTAAGGAACTCATTACTGAATCTAATCAGAGATTAGAGCATTTAGAACAAGAAATGCAACGAACCAATGATCGCGGAGAAATCTATCAAAAATCCTCTCAACAAGTCGTTAATTTAGCTTTTAGCTTGATTTTGGCAGCAACCGCAGCTATTGTCATCCCTGCAATTTTTGGCAGATAGTTGTTATTTATAGGGACTAGATTCTGTCATAGCGATCAAAAATAGAATTAAGCATCTACGGACTTCTGACTTCAGTTTGACCCATTTGTACACTAACACTATCTAAACGATTATCCCCTGCACGATAGGATAAAATTTCTACACCAATGGGTTCATCCGTTGTTGCATCTTTAATTAAAATCACACCATTATCTAATTCTGTACAAATTTGATTTTTTCGAGGTGTTTGCCAAAAAACTGTTAAAAGTTTCGTTTCTGGTTCATAATAAACTTTTATTTGTGCCATTTATCCTTTGGGGGTAGCCATAAAACTCAACTGCGATCGCACTCTAACTATTCCTATCCTCAAACCTTGTATTGGTTTTTAAAAACTAGCTTAAGTTTTTAAAAACTTTTTGACTGTTTTAGAAATCAAAACAGAGTCAGTAGCGATCACTACTCACCTGTCTAACTGCACCATCAACCATTTGAGAAATTAAACTTTGGTAGCTCGATTGGCACTTTGTTCGACTTCGCGCACTTTTTTGCCTCTCCAAAGTAAGCGAATAGGAGTCCCTGGAAACCCTAATTGTTTGCGGAATTGACTTTCAATATAACGGCGATAATTTTCATTAAATCGCTTGGGATCATTGACAAATAAAGCAATAGTAGGAGGTTGAGTTGATACTTGGGTTCCGTAATAAATTTTACCCTGTTTTCCCTGTCTGGTTGTTGGGGGAGAATGCCAAGTGACTGCTTCTTGTAGGACTTCATTAATAACGGCTGTGGTGACACGACGACGATGTTCTTCAGTCGAACTGTTAACCAATTCGAGAATTTTATTAACCCGTTGACCCGTCATGGCACTCACAAAAATAATCGGAGCCCATTCCATAAAATAAAGACGGGAAAAAATGTTAGTTTTGTACTCATAAATCGTATAGGAATCTTTATCAACAGCATCCCATTTATTGATCACCAAAACAACCGATCGCCCTTCTTCAATAATTCTATCTGCTAATTTAAGATCTTGATCCGTAACCCCATCGATAGCATCAATAACAAATAAGACGACATCGCAACGACGAATCGCTTTAAAAGCGCGGTTAATACTAAAAAATTCTGCTCCATATTCAACATTTTTCTTACGACGAATCCCTGCGGTATCGATTAACCGATAGGTTTGTTCATTATGTTGAATAACCGTATCGATTGCATCCCTAGTGGTTCCCGAAATTGGACTAACAATGGCTCGATTTTCTCCTAATAACGCATTCAATAAACTGGATTTACCCACGTTAGGACGGCCAATAATCGCCACTTTTATTTCATCAGATTGGGTAATCTCTTCTGGAGGAGGAAGATAGGTAATTAAATCATCTAGTAGTTCTCCTGTTCCATTCCCATGAATCCCCGAAATAGGGTAAGGATTTCCTAATCCCAATTCCCAAAATTGTGTTGCTTGAATCAGTCCTAATTCGGGAGATTCACACTTATTCACTGCTAACAAAACTGGGACAGGTTGTTGTCGTAACCAGTCAGCAATTTCGAGATCTCCTGTGGTGGGTCCGGTTTGTCCATCGACGACGAAAATAGCGGCACTTGCTTCATTTAAGGCCGCGAGGGACTGTTCTCGAATTAAGGGCAAAAATTCGGTATCATCATCAAAGACCAATCCTCCGGTATCAACGATTTGGAAGTCTCGATCTTGCCAAAAACCGGGACGATAAGTGCGATCGCGGGTAATTCCTGGTTCATCATGGACGATAGCGTGTTGATCCCCCGCTAATCGATTTGCGAGGGTGGATTTACCCACATTCGGTCGTCCAATAATTGCAACAATAGGCAGTGGCATAATTTTCTCTAATAATCAATATACAAGAGCATCCGCAAGTACTGAAAATTGATGGCTCTTTATTTAATGCTACTAAATCTTATCCTCAACTAGACCATTTCATTGTTAAAATTAAATATTGCTGTAGAGCAGTGTAGTGATTAAGTCGCTTGAATCAATCTTAATATCATCTAATTCGTGATTTTTTGTCTAAATTCCTTCATAGCTAACCGAGGGTTGGGATGATTAATAAATTGACAGAACAAGTTAAAATCAAGATTAGGCAAAAGTTGACTTTTTTCTTGTAAGAAGTATTGAGCATTGTCGAGATAATAAATCTCTAACTGCTGATTTTGCCATAACCAAACTTCTAGCACACCTAAACGACGATACACTTCTAAAAGTTTAATGCTTCCACTGGTAATAATTACTTCAATAACCAGATCAGGTAATTCTTTTTCTGTATACAGACAATAACATTCATCTGGTTCTTTTCCTGCTTCTCCTTCTTTGACACGAAAAGTTGTCGAACCGAGTCCCCAAAAATCAATTTCAGCTTGTTCTAAATAGACTTCAAGCATTCTAGCAATACTTTTTTTACTAATTTCATGACGACGACTGGGAGACATAATCTCTAAGATTCCTTCTAAATAGGTAGTTCGATAGGTAGAAATATCTCCAAATACTTGAAGGAATTGCTCATATTGTTCCCAACTAATTCCCGTTAGAATTAATCGCTGTTCGCTATCCTCTAGGGAGGTTTGCCAGTTAGCTAATGCGGGTAAAGAAATTAAGGACATCATTAAATTAACCTAAGTTAACGGTTCAGATTTGAATGATTTTATAATAGGCGACGAATTTGTTGTTGATAAGCTTGTTTATCCAGTCCATCTCCTTGGTAAGCTTGCTGAGAATTAAGGTTTTTGGCTAATATACTAACCCGATCAGAAGCTGCGGGGTGGGTGCTTAAAAAAGCGGGTGTTGATCCCCCTTGTTGGACTAATTTTTTCATAAAATTAACCATCCCAATTGGCGCGTATCCAGCCCGTTGGAGATTTTTTAATCCCAATTGATCCGCTTCTAATTCCGCTTCTCGACTATGGGGAAGATTAACCCCTAATTGGACTCCCAGTTGTACGATATTATTTTCACTTAATCCAGCCGCTGACATTAACCCTTGGGAAAGAGCAACATCTCGCATTTGATTGATAGAATGACGAGCCGTAATATGGGCAATTTCATGGGCAATAACACTCGCTAATTCGGCTTCATTTTCGGACGCTGCAATCAAGCCTGTATTAAGATAAACAAATCCTCCCATAGTGGCAAAAGCATTAATCGAACTATCATCAACAATTTGGAAAGTATAGGGAAGATTAGGGCGTTGACTAACCCGCGCTAACCGTTTTCCAATAACTTCTATTTTTTGTCTTAATTCTCGATTACGGTAAGGACGAAATTGTCCACTTTGCATTAATTCTTGATTGATCTGTTGCCCGTATTTAACTTCTTGGCGATCCGATAAATTAGATAATTGAATAACCTGAACCCCTTGGAACAATAAATCAAGCAAAGACTGACCATAACTCGGTTGAATATTTGTTACAATAATCAGGCTGGTCATCAGCACAGACAACCCATAATAAAACCAGCGACGACGAGAGGTTAACAAAGATTTCATAATTATTGAACCGATTAAACGATTAAAATATATAGGCAAAATCTGCTATTTCTAGTTTATCGCGCCTCAGTAAGTTCCTAAAGTCTTGACTGTTACACCTAACCCATTGTCCACTATTAGGCTAATAGTAGCCATAATTTAAGGCATTTGCTGAAAGCACACCTTTGGTGAACGCTCTCAAGATCGCTGTTGTTACTAGACCCTTATGACTGCTAATTTTCACGATAACTGGTTAATTTTTAAAGAATTTCGCTTTGAAGCTGCCCATAGACTCCCCCATTACGACGGAAAATGTCATCGTTTGCATGGCCATAGTTGGGTGGGACGAATTTATGTCCAAGGCGATCGCTTGGTTAAAGATGGACCAAAACAAGGGATGATCATGGATTTCAGTGATATTCAGCGATATTTAGAACCCCTGTTAGAAAACTTTTTAGATCACTATTACCTCAACGAAACCATGGGACTCGAAAACCCAACCTGTGAAGCGGTTGCCCAGTGGATTTTTGAGAAACTCGAAAAAGCGGGACTTCAAGGGCTGCAAGCGGTAGAAATTCAGGAAACCTGCACCTCTGGGGTACGATATAGTAGAAGTCAGAAGTCAGTAGGGGCTTAATAATATTAAGCCCTTACAGAAGTCAGAAGTAAAATTCACGCCAAAATTAATAGACATGGCTCAAACTTGCTCTTTTGTCTACAATATAGACTTCTGAATTTATCCTTGAAGCTCCCTTAGAGTCTGGCATCAAGCATGGAAATTCTTTGTACACGGCCTGGATGTTCTCACCCCAAAAATTCCTTCTCGGATATTGATGATCCCAAGATTCTGAAAACTATCCAACAAAAATACTGTACAACCTGCGGAATGCCCTTGATTTTGGGCGGACGCTACCTCCCAGTGAGATTATTGGGACAAGGAGGATTTGGGGCTGCTTTTCTGGCGCGCGATCGCTATACTCCCACCATGCGCTTCTGTGTGGTTAAACAATTTCAACCCTCCGGCCATTTGACTCAAGCTGCTTTAGATATTGCTCAGGGGTTATTTGAACGAGAAGCGGTTGTTTTGGAGCAATTAGGACAAAAACATCAACAAATTCCCGATTTATTTGCTTTTTTCCCGTTAATTGTTCCCAGTCCCTCCGGGGGTCAAGAAACCCAATTTTTCTATCTCGTTCAGGAATTTATTGACGGACAAGACTTAGAAGCTGAATTAGCCACAAAAGGTCAATTTTCGGAAGCAGAAGTGACAGAAGTGATGGAGGAAATCCTTAAAGTTCTCCAATATGTCCATGAAAACGGCTCAATTCACCGCGATATTAAGCCTTCTAACATCATGCGAGACAAGGGGGGTATTTTATACTTACTTGATTTCGGGGCAGTCAAACAAGTAGCGGTCGGGGCAGGAAATGCGCCCAAGGGGTCTACCGGGATCTTTACTCAAGGTTTTGCACCACCTGAACAGATGCAAGGTCAAAAAGTGTATCCTGCAACGGATTTGTACGCCCTAGCGGTGACTTGCTTGAATTTACTCACAGGAAAACCCCCAGATCAATTGTTTGATTCCTATCACAATACTTGGAATTGGAAAGCCTACGCCCCCCAAGTGAGCGATCGCCTAGCCGCTATTTTTGATCGCCTCCTACTTCCCACCCCTAGCGAGCGTTTCACCAGTGCGGCCGAAGTCCTCCAAGCGTTCAACCCTCCCCCAACCCCTAATACAGCCATTCAACCTCCCCCCCTCACCCCCTCACCCCGTCCCCCCCTCGCCCCTCGCCCTCGTTTTTCTAGCGTGGAATTGCTCAAAAATGCTGGTTTTACGGGCTTTGAAGCAGTTTTATTGATTATTGCTTTAAAAAGCTTGATTCCTAGCCCTGGCATCATCGTCGCTGTGGCTTGTATCACCATCGGTGGACTCATTTTTGTTCAGTATCGACGGATTTTAGAAGGCAAAGATCTGCCAATTATTGCAGGTCTTAGCCTATTTTTAATGTTTCTTGTCCCTATTATACGAGGGGGTTTGGCGTTTCCGATAGTGGCTATGATGGCTATCCTGGCGGGGTCAGGAGCGATCGCGGTTACGGCCTTATTTCGCTTAATTTACCAGCTTCTTTCTCGCTTATTATAACGTTTAGCTGTTTAAAAGTAAAAATAATTAAACGCAAATTTTCGGTAAAGAGCTTAGGGATTCGATGTAGACTAGAGTAGGGAGTGTATCGTCAATAAGATCATCAACCTCTGGGGGTTTCGTATGAGGTGACGTTTTGCCATTCCTTCCCAGGTCTTTGTAAGACCACAAGTTTCATACTATCATCGATTAGCCATCAACTATGTTATCGACAGAGCCAAGGACAAGCCATTCTGGACAAGACTACTTAGACACCAACCCTCTAGAACAAGTTCAGCGATCGCCCAATCAATCTTTATTACCCCTAACCGCTACTGTTAACAAACAAGATCGCCTAGAAATTGGCGGTTGCGATCTTCAGACCCTAGTTAAGCAGTTTGGTTCCCCTCTCTACGTCCTTGATGAAGCAACCCTGCGAACAGCCTGTCGTCAGTATAGAGAGGCCTTTAACACCTACTATCAAGGAACCTCCCAAGTCATTTACGCCTCAAAAGCCTGGAGTTGCTTAGCGATCGTCAGTATTGTCGCCAGTGAAGGATTAGGGTTTGATGTGGTTTCTGGGGGAGAACTCCATACCACCATCAAAGCGTTAGAAGCCATGGGATGGTCAACGGAACAAATCGCGCAACAAATTTACTTTCACGGCAATAACAAGTCACACCAAGAGTTAATCTTCGCCATTGAGATTGGCTGTACGATTATCGTTGATAATTGGTTAGAACTAGAAACCTTAGTTAAATTAGGCAATCAAACGGGAACCCTAAGCATTCCCATTTTACTCCGCTTAACCCCCGGGATAGAATGTCATACCCACGAATACATTCGCACTGGACATCTAGACAGTAAATTCGGCTTTGATCCCAATCAACTCGATGCTGTGTTTACTTATGTTAGCCAACAACCGACCTTAGACTGTCGCGGCTTACACGCCCATATTGGATCACAAATTTTTGAGCGTCAACCCCATCAAGATTTAGGCTTAGTGATGGTGGAATGGCTCAAAAAAGCGCAAAATCACGGCTTAGTCCTACAAGAATTGAACATTGGCGGCGGATTAGGCATCCGATATGTGGAATCCGATGATCCTCCAAGTATTGAACAATGGGTTAAAACCGTCAGTGAGTCGGTGATGAAAGCCTGTGAAATCCATCAATTACCCTTGCCTAAACTCATCGCTGAACCTGGACGGTCCCTCGTCGGACCGGCTTGCGTCACCGCTTATACCATTGGCAGTCGCAAAGAAATTCCCCAACTGCGAACCTACATTGCCGTTGATGGCGGAATGTCCGATAATCCCCGTCCGATCACCTATCAATCCCGTTATCGGACTGTTGTAGCCAATCGAATGTCAGAACCCTGTACAGAAACTGTCACTATTGCCGGTAAACATTGCGAATCAGGGGATATTTTAATTAAGGATGCTCAGTTGCCTCAAACCCAACCAGGGGATATTCTGGTAGTGATGGCAACAGGAGCCTATAACCATAGTATGGCTTCTAACTATAATCGGTTGCCTCGTCCGGCTGCCGTATTAGTTCAGGAGGGAGAAGCGAATCTGATTGTGCAACGAGAAACCTATGAGGATCTCCTTCGTCAAGATCGGCTTCCTCAAAGGCTTCTGTCTTAATTAAAAGCCATTGGGAATGAGGTTGGCTAGGGATTGGACTCGAACTCAACTATCGTTCCTAGGCTAAAATTAAGCGTTTTAGCCAATTTCAGGGATAAAAATGGACAAATTTCCGATTTTCCTAGGGAATTAAACGTAATTTACTCTTGTTGTCGTCAATTGATCCTTAACCTTACCATCCTCCATCATGTCGGGTGATACTCTGGGCCCTCGCTGGATACCCTCCGGGTTTGTCCACAATGGCATTGATATCGCATTGGTACTTTTGCTAACCTACTTAATTCTCCTAGCCATTGGAGAACGTCGTACCCTATGGATGGTTCGAGGGCTCATTATTTTGATGTTGGCACAAGTCATCAGCCAACGGCTCCAACTTAGACTCCTCGAAGTGGTCTTAGATAAATTGGTACTCGGTGCTGCTGTGGCGATGGCGGTCATTTTCCAGGGAGAATTTCGACGGTTTCTGGAATTATTAGGCCGCGGACAAGTATTGCAATTGTTCAAACGACGGCGACCTACCGCTAAAGCCGATAGTGTGGTGGATGAAATTGTCGATGCCGTCAAGGAACTGTCCCAAAATCGCACAGG is part of the Rippkaea orientalis PCC 8801 genome and harbors:
- the lysA gene encoding diaminopimelate decarboxylase, whose protein sequence is MLSTEPRTSHSGQDYLDTNPLEQVQRSPNQSLLPLTATVNKQDRLEIGGCDLQTLVKQFGSPLYVLDEATLRTACRQYREAFNTYYQGTSQVIYASKAWSCLAIVSIVASEGLGFDVVSGGELHTTIKALEAMGWSTEQIAQQIYFHGNNKSHQELIFAIEIGCTIIVDNWLELETLVKLGNQTGTLSIPILLRLTPGIECHTHEYIRTGHLDSKFGFDPNQLDAVFTYVSQQPTLDCRGLHAHIGSQIFERQPHQDLGLVMVEWLKKAQNHGLVLQELNIGGGLGIRYVESDDPPSIEQWVKTVSESVMKACEIHQLPLPKLIAEPGRSLVGPACVTAYTIGSRKEIPQLRTYIAVDGGMSDNPRPITYQSRYRTVVANRMSEPCTETVTIAGKHCESGDILIKDAQLPQTQPGDILVVMATGAYNHSMASNYNRLPRPAAVLVQEGEANLIVQRETYEDLLRQDRLPQRLLS
- a CDS encoding M48 family metallopeptidase; translation: MKSLLTSRRRWFYYGLSVLMTSLIIVTNIQPSYGQSLLDLLFQGVQVIQLSNLSDRQEVKYGQQINQELMQSGQFRPYRNRELRQKIEVIGKRLARVSQRPNLPYTFQIVDDSSINAFATMGGFVYLNTGLIAASENEAELASVIAHEIAHITARHSINQMRDVALSQGLMSAAGLSENNIVQLGVQLGVNLPHSREAELEADQLGLKNLQRAGYAPIGMVNFMKKLVQQGGSTPAFLSTHPAASDRVSILAKNLNSQQAYQGDGLDKQAYQQQIRRLL
- the der gene encoding ribosome biogenesis GTPase Der — its product is MPLPIVAIIGRPNVGKSTLANRLAGDQHAIVHDEPGITRDRTYRPGFWQDRDFQIVDTGGLVFDDDTEFLPLIREQSLAALNEASAAIFVVDGQTGPTTGDLEIADWLRQQPVPVLLAVNKCESPELGLIQATQFWELGLGNPYPISGIHGNGTGELLDDLITYLPPPEEITQSDEIKVAIIGRPNVGKSSLLNALLGENRAIVSPISGTTRDAIDTVIQHNEQTYRLIDTAGIRRKKNVEYGAEFFSINRAFKAIRRCDVVLFVIDAIDGVTDQDLKLADRIIEEGRSVVLVINKWDAVDKDSYTIYEYKTNIFSRLYFMEWAPIIFVSAMTGQRVNKILELVNSSTEEHRRRVTTAVINEVLQEAVTWHSPPTTRQGKQGKIYYGTQVSTQPPTIALFVNDPKRFNENYRRYIESQFRKQLGFPGTPIRLLWRGKKVREVEQSANRATKV
- the pruA gene encoding L-glutamate gamma-semialdehyde dehydrogenase, whose product is MVTQIDANSYENKTQSIARELITQTREKRSLWDKIGDQMRLDDKLMGWAMANPGLRVQLFHFIDTLPALRSNAEIAHHLQQYLGVESVELPSALKGILNFTDYQSAPAQLAAATVSKSVETLAFKYIAGETVQQVIKAVEKLRKEKMAFSIDLLGEAVITESEAKAYFQKYLDLMEELSQQSQKWSKVPEIDEADGEALPKVQVSVKLTAFYSQFDPIDPEGSKDKVCAFIRVLLRRAQELGVAVHFDMEQYVYKDLTLSILKELLLEEEFLTRTDIGVTLQAYLRDSQQDLHDLIAWAKQRGYPITIRLVKGAYWDQETIKASQNHWPQPVFNDKAATDINFEQMTQILLENHQYLYAAIGSHNVRSQAKAIAIAQTLNVPRRAFEMQVLYGMGDQLAKALVKQGYRVRVYAPYGNLLPGMAYLIRRLLENTANSSFLRQNLEERPVEELIAPPVIKGETEMKEAQKVTFVNAPDTDYSREVLRERAQKALAKVKDSLGKTYLPLINGEYVQTDVIIDSVNPCNPSEIVGHIGLMSIEQAEQALNAAKAAFPAWKKTPATERAKILRKAADLMEERRHELSAWVCLEVGKILQQADAEVSEAIDFCRYYAAEMERLDAGYSYDIAGETNRYQYQPRGIALVISPWNFPMAIATGMTVAALVAGNCTLLKPAETSSVIAAKMVEILVEAGIPKGVIQYVPGKGSQVGAYMVNHPDVHLIAFTGSREVGCRIYADAAILQPGQKHLKRVIAEMGGKNAIIVDESCDLDQAVAGAVFSAFGYSGQKCSAASRIIVLDPVYEAFLERFVEATRSLNIGPTDHPSTQVGPVIDATAQKRIQEYIEIGKQQSTLALQMESPENGYFVGPTIFSNVSPSDTIAQEEIFGPVVAVIRVKNFDEALAVANGTDYALTGGLYSRSPEHIERAQNEFEVGNLYINRTITGAIVARQPFGGFKLSGVGSKAGGPDYLLQFLEPRHITENIQRQGFAPIEGNE
- a CDS encoding serine/threonine-protein kinase codes for the protein MEILCTRPGCSHPKNSFSDIDDPKILKTIQQKYCTTCGMPLILGGRYLPVRLLGQGGFGAAFLARDRYTPTMRFCVVKQFQPSGHLTQAALDIAQGLFEREAVVLEQLGQKHQQIPDLFAFFPLIVPSPSGGQETQFFYLVQEFIDGQDLEAELATKGQFSEAEVTEVMEEILKVLQYVHENGSIHRDIKPSNIMRDKGGILYLLDFGAVKQVAVGAGNAPKGSTGIFTQGFAPPEQMQGQKVYPATDLYALAVTCLNLLTGKPPDQLFDSYHNTWNWKAYAPQVSDRLAAIFDRLLLPTPSERFTSAAEVLQAFNPPPTPNTAIQPPPLTPSPRPPLAPRPRFSSVELLKNAGFTGFEAVLLIIALKSLIPSPGIIVAVACITIGGLIFVQYRRILEGKDLPIIAGLSLFLMFLVPIIRGGLAFPIVAMMAILAGSGAIAVTALFRLIYQLLSRLL
- a CDS encoding Uma2 family endonuclease, translating into MMSLISLPALANWQTSLEDSEQRLILTGISWEQYEQFLQVFGDISTYRTTYLEGILEIMSPSRRHEISKKSIARMLEVYLEQAEIDFWGLGSTTFRVKEGEAGKEPDECYCLYTEKELPDLVIEVIITSGSIKLLEVYRRLGVLEVWLWQNQQLEIYYLDNAQYFLQEKSQLLPNLDFNLFCQFINHPNPRLAMKEFRQKITN
- the queD gene encoding 6-carboxytetrahydropterin synthase QueD, whose product is MTANFHDNWLIFKEFRFEAAHRLPHYDGKCHRLHGHSWVGRIYVQGDRLVKDGPKQGMIMDFSDIQRYLEPLLENFLDHYYLNETMGLENPTCEAVAQWIFEKLEKAGLQGLQAVEIQETCTSGVRYSRSQKSVGA